One window of the Vigna radiata var. radiata cultivar VC1973A chromosome 1, Vradiata_ver6, whole genome shotgun sequence genome contains the following:
- the LOC106757679 gene encoding stress-induced protein KIN2-like — MDSQNMSYKAGQAKGEAQEKTNTMMDKASNAAQSAQESLQQVGNQMQAKAQEAAEAVKNATGMNNNK, encoded by the exons ATGGACTCCCAAAACATGAGCTACAAAGCTGGACAAGCCAAGGGTGAAGCTCAG GAAAAGACGAACACCATGATGGATAAGGCTTCCAATGCTGCTCAATCTGCTCAAGAATCCTTGCAACAG GTTGGAAACCAAATGCAGGCTAAAGCACAAGAAGCTGCTGAAGCTGTGAAGAATGCAACAGGGATGAACAACAACAAATGA
- the LOC106769305 gene encoding stress-induced protein KIN2-like — protein sequence MDSQNASFNAGQAKGQAQEKASNMMDKASNAAHSAQDSMQQGGQQMKEKAQGAADSIKNALNSKN from the exons ATGGATTCCCAAAACGCGAGCTTCAATGCTGGGCAAGCCAAGGGCCAAGCTCAG GAAAAGGCTAGCAACATGATGGACAAGGCTAGCAATGCTGCTCATTCTGCTCAGGACTCCATGCAACAG GGTGGGCagcaaatgaaagaaaaggcACAAGGAGCTGCTGATTCTATCAAGAATGCTTTGAATTCAAAGAATTAA